From the genome of Symphalangus syndactylus isolate Jambi chromosome 7, NHGRI_mSymSyn1-v2.1_pri, whole genome shotgun sequence, one region includes:
- the TCOF1 gene encoding treacle protein isoform X40, with protein MAEARKRRELLPLIYHHLLRAGYVRAAREVKEQSGQKCFLAQPVTLLDIYTHWQQTSELGRKRKAEEDAALQAKKTRVSDPISTSESSEEEEEAEAETAKATPRLASTNSSVLGADLPSSMKEKAKAGTEKAGKTGNSMPHPATGKTVANLLSGKSPRKSAEPSANTTLVSETEEEGSVPAFGAAAKPGMVSAGQADSSSEDTSSSSDETDVEGKPSVKPAQVKASSVSTKESPARKAAPAPGKMGDVTPQVKGGALPPAKRAKKPEEESESSEEGSESEEEAPAGTPSQVKASEKILQVRAASAPAKGTPGKGATPAPPGKAGKPEEDSESSSEESSDSEEETPAAKALLQAKASGKTSQVGAASAPAKESPRKGAAPAPPGKTGPAVAKAQAGKREEDSQSSSEESDSEEAPPAQAKPSGKAPQVRAASAPAKESPRKGAAPAPPRKTGPAAAQAQAGKQEEDSGSSSEESDSDREAPAAMNATQVKPLGKSPQVKPASTTGMGPLGKGAGPVPPGKVGPTTPSAQVGKWEEDSESSSEESSDSSDGEVPTAVAPAQEKSLGKILQAKPASSSAKGPPQKAGPVAIQVKAEKPMEDSESSEESSDSADGEEAPAAMTAPQAKPALKIPQTKACPKKTNTTASAKVAPVRVGTQAPRKAGAATSPAGSCPAVAGGTQRPAEDSSSSEESDSEEEKTGLAVTVGQAKSVGKGLQVKVASVPVKGSLGQGTAPVLPGKTGPAVTQVKAEMQEDSESSEEESDSEEATASPAQVKTSVKKTQAKANPAAARASSAKGTISAPGKVVTAAVQAKQRSPSKVKPPVRNPQNSTVLARGPASVPPVGKAVAAAAQAQTRPEEDSGSSEEESDSEEEAETPAQAKPSRKTPQIRAALAPAKESPRKGAAPTPPGKTGPSAAQAGKQDDSGSSSEESDSDGEAPAAVTSAQVDSAVGTLPATSPQSTSVQAKGTNKLRKPKLPEVQQATKAPGSSDDSEDSSDSSSGSEEDAEGPQGAKSAHTLGPTPSRTETLVEETAAESSEDDVVAPSQSLLSGYMTPGITPANSQASKATPKLDSSPSVSSTLAAKDDPDGKQEAKPQQAAGMLSPKTGGKEAASGTTPQKSRKPKKGAGNPQASTLALQSNIAQCLLGQPWPLNEAQVQASVVKVLTELLEQERKKVVDTTKESSRKGWESRKRKLSGDHPAARTPRSKKKKKLGAGEGGEVSVSPEKTSTTSKGKAKRDKASGDVKEKKGKGSLGSQGAKDEPEEELQKGMGKVEGGDQSNPKGKKEKKKSDKRKKDKEKKEKKKKAKKASTKDSESPSQKKKKKKKKTAEQTV; from the exons AAGTGTTTCCTGGCTCAGCCCGTAACCCTTCTGGACATCTATACACACTGGCAACA AACCTCAGAGCTTGGTCGGAAGCGGAAGGCAGAGGAAGATGCGGCACTGCAAGCTAAGAAGACCCGTGTGTCAGACCCCATCAGCACCTCGGAGAGCtcggaagaggaggaggaagcagaagCCGAAACCGCCAAAGCCA CCCCAAGACTAGCATCTACCAACTCCTCAGTCCTGGGGGCAGACTTGCCATCAAGCATGAAAGAAAAAGCCAAG GCAGGGACAGAGAAAGCCGGCAAGACTGGGAACTCCATGCCACACCCTGCCACTGGAAAGACGGTGGCCAACCTTCTTTCTGGGAAGTCTCCCAGGAAGTCAGCAGAGCCCTCAGCAAATACTACGTTGGTCTCAGAAACTGAGGAGGAGGGCAGTGTCCCGGCCTTTGGAGCTGCTGCCAAGCCTG GGATGGTGTCAGCGGGCCAGGCCGACAGCTCCAGCGAGGACACCTCCAGCTCCAGCGATGAGACAGACGTGGAG GGGAAACCCTCAGTAAAACCAGCCCAGGTCAAAGCCTCATCAGTTTCTACTAAGGAGTCTCCAGCAAGAAAGGCGGCCCCAGCCCCTGGGAAGATGGGGGATGTGACACCCCAGGTCAAAGGAGGGGCCCTGCCCCCAGCCAAGAGGGCCAAGAAGCCAGAAGAGGAGTCAGAGAGTAGTGAGGAGGGATCTGAAAGTGAGGAGGAGGCCCCTGCAGGGACACCAAGCCAG GTAAAGGCCTCTGAAAAAATTCTCCAGGTCAGAGCTGCCTCGGCCCCTGCCAAGGGGACCCCTGGGAAAGGGGCTACCCCAGCACCCCCTGGGAAGGCAGGGAAGCCAGAGGAGGACTCAGAGAGCAGCAGCGAGGAGTCATCTGACAGTGAGGAGGAGACGCCAGCTGCCAAGGCCCTGCTTCAG GCGAAGGCTTCAGGAAAAACCTCTCAGGTCGGAGCTGCCTCCGCCCCTGCCAAGGAGTCCCCCAGGAAAGGAGCTGCCCCAGCACCCCCTGGGAAGACAGGGCCTGCAGTTGCCAAGGCCCAGGCAGGGAAGCGGGAGGAGGACTCGCAGAGCAGCAGTGAGGAATCGGACAGTGAGGAGGCGCCGCCTGCTCAG GCGAAGCCTTCAGGGAAGGCCCCCCAGGTCAGAGCTGCCTCGGCCCCTGCCAAGGAGTCCCCCAGGAAAGGGGCTGCCCCAGCACCTCCTAGGAAAACAGGGCCTGCAGCCGCCCAGGCCCAGGCGGGGAAGCAGGAGGAGGACTCAGGAAGCAGCAGCGAGGAGTCAGACAGTGACAGAGAGGCACCGGCAGCCATGAATGCAACTCAG GTGAAGCCCTTGGGGAAAAGCCCCCAGGTGAAACCTGCCTCCACCACGGGCATGGGGCCCTTGGGGAAAGGCGCCGGCCCAGTGCCACCTGGGAAGGTGGGGCCTACAACCCCCTCGGCCCAGGTGGGGAAGTGGGAGGAGGACTCAGAGAGCAGCAGTGAGGAGTCATCAGACAGCAGTGATGGAGAGGTGCCCACAGCTGTGGCCCCGGCTCAG GAAAAGTCCTTGGGGAAAATCCTCCAGGCCAAACCTGCCTCCAGTTCTGCCAAGGGGCCCCCTCAGAAGGCAGGGCCTGTAGCCATCCAGGTCAAGGCTGAAAAGCCCATGGAAGACTCGGAGAGCAGCGAGGAGTCGTCGGACAGCGCGGATGGTGAGGAGGCACCAGCAGCCATGACTGCACCTCAG GCAAAACCAGCTCTGAAAATTCCTCAGACCAAGGCCTGCCCAAAGAAAACCAATACCACTGCATCTGCCAAGGTCGCCCCTGTGCGAGTGGGCACCCAAGCCCCCCGGAAAGCAGGAGCTGCGACTTCTCCAGCAGGCTCGTGCCCAGCTGTGGCTGGGGGCACCCAGAGACCAGCAGAGGATTCTTCAAGCAGTGAGGAATCAGATAGTGAGGAAGAGAAGACAGGTCTTGCAGTAACCGTGGGACAG GCGAAGTCTGTGGGGAAAGGCCTCCAAGTGAAAGTGGCCTCAGTGCCTGTCAAGGGGTCCTTGGGGCAAGGGACTGCTCCAGTACTCCCTGGGAAGACGGGGCCTGCAGTCACCCAGGTGAAAGCTGAGATGCAGGAAGACTCTGAGAGCAGTGAGGAGGAATCAGACAGTGAGGAGGCAACTGCATCTCCAGCACAG GTGAAAACCTCAGTAAAGAAAACCCAGGCCAAAGCCAACCCAGCTGCCGCCAGAGCATCTTCAGCAAAAGGGACAATTTCAGCCCCTGGAAAAGTTGTCACTGCAGCTGTTCAAGCCAAACAGAGATCTCCATCCAAG GTGAAGCCACCAGTGAGAAACCCCCAGAACAGTACCGTCTTGGCGAGGGGCCCAGCATCTGTGCCACCTGTGGGGAAGGCCGTGGCTGCAGCAGCTCAGGCCCAGACAAGGCCAGAGGAGGACTCAGGGAGCAGTGAGGAGGAGTCAGACAGTGAGGAGGAGGCAGAGACGCCGGCTCAG GCGAAGCCTTCACGGAAGACCCCCCAGATCAGAGCTGCCTTGGCTCCTGCCAAGGAGTCCCCCAGGAAAGGGGCTGCCCCAACACCTCCTGGGAAGACAGGGCCTTCGGCTGCCCAGGCAGGGAAGCAGGATGACTCAGGAAGCAGCAGCGAGGAGTCAGACAGTGACGGGGAGGCACCAGCAGCTGTAACCTCTGCCCAG GTTGACAGTGCTGTGGGAACACTCCCTGCAACAAGTCCCCAGAGCACCTCTGTCCAGGCCAAAGGGACCAACAAGCTCAGAAAAcctaagcttcctgaggtccaGCAGGCCACCAAAGCCCCTGGGAGCTCAGATGACAGTGAGGACAGCAGCGACAGCTCTTCAGGGAGTGAGGAAGATGCTGAAGGGCCCCAGGGGGCCAAGTCGGCCCACACGCTGG GTCCCACCCCCTCCAGGACAGAGACCCTGGTGGAGGAGACCGCAGCAGAGTCCAGCGAGGATGATGTGGTGGCGCCATCCCAG TCTCTCCTCTCAGGTTATATGACCCCTGGAATAACCCCAGCCAATTCCCAGGCCTCAAAAGCCACTCCCAAGCTAGACTCCAGCCCCTCAGTTTCCTCTACTCTGGCCGCCAAAGATGACCCAGATGGCAAGCAGGAGGCAAAGCCCCAACAGGCAGCAGGCATGTTGTCCCCTAAAACAG GTGGAAAAGAGGCTGCTTCAGGCACCACACCTCAGAAGTCCCGGAAGCCCAAGAAAGGGGCTGGGAACCCCCAAGCCTCAACCCTGGCACTGCAAAGCAACATCGCCCAGTGCCTCCTGGGCCAACCCTGGCCCCTGAATGAGGCCCAGGTGCAGGCCTCAGTGGTGAAGGTCCTGACTGAGCTGCtggaacaggaaagaaagaaggtggTGGACACCACCAAGGAGAGCAGCAGGAAGGGCTGGGAGAGCCGCAAGCGGAAGCTATCGGGAGACCACCCGGCTGCCAGGACCCCCAGgagcaagaagaagaagaagctggGGGCCGGGGAAGGTGGGGAGGTCTCTGTTTCCCCAGAAAAGACCTCCACGACTTCCAAGGGAAAAGCAAAGAGAGACAAAGCGAGTGGTGATgtcaaagagaagaaagggaaggggtcTCTTGGCTCCCAAGGGGCCAAGGATGAGCCAGAAGAGGAGCTTCAGAAGGGGATGGGGAAGGTTGAAGGTGGAGATCAAAGCAACCCAAAGggcaagaaggagaagaagaaatccGACAAGA gaaaaaaagacaaagaaaaaaaagaaaagaagaagaaagcaaaaaaggCCTCAACCAAAGATTCTGAGTCACCGtcccagaagaaaaagaagaaaaag AAGAAGACAGCAGAGCAGACTGTATGA
- the TCOF1 gene encoding treacle protein isoform X14 codes for MAEARKRRELLPLIYHHLLRAGYVRAAREVKEQSGQKCFLAQPVTLLDIYTHWQQTSELGRKRKAEEDAALQAKKTRVSDPISTSESSEEEEEAEAETAKATPRLASTNSSVLGADLPSSMKEKAKAGTEKAGKTGNSMPHPATGKTVANLLSGKSPRKSAEPSANTTLVSETEEEGSVPAFGAAAKPGMVSAGQADSSSEDTSSSSDETDVEGKPSVKPAQVKASSVSTKESPARKAAPAPGKMGDVTPQVKGGALPPAKRAKKPEEESESSEEGSESEEEAPAGTPSQVKASEKILQVRAASAPAKGTPGKGATPAPPGKAGKPEEDSESSSEESSDSEEETPAAKALLQAKASGKTSQVGAASAPAKESPRKGAAPAPPGKTGPAVAKAQAGKREEDSQSSSEESDSEEAPPAQAKPSGKAPQVRAASAPAKESPRKGAAPAPPRKTGPAAAQAQAGKQEEDSGSSSEESDSDREAPAAMNATQVKPLGKSPQVKPASTTGMGPLGKGAGPVPPGKVGPTTPSAQVGKWEEDSESSSEESSDSSDGEVPTAVAPAQEKSLGKILQAKPASSSAKGPPQKAGPVAIQVKAEKPMEDSESSEESSDSADGEEAPAAMTAPQAKPALKIPQTKACPKKTNTTASAKVAPVRVGTQAPRKAGAATSPAGSCPAVAGGTQRPAEDSSSSEESDSEEEKTGLAVTVGQAKSVGKGLQVKVASVPVKGSLGQGTAPVLPGKTGPAVTQVKAEMQEDSESSEEESDSEEATASPAQVKTSVKKTQAKANPAAARASSAKGTISAPGKVVTAAVQAKQRSPSKVKPPVRNPQNSTVLARGPASVPPVGKAVAAAAQAQTRPEEDSGSSEEESDSEEEAETPAQAKPSRKTPQIRAALAPAKESPRKGAAPTPPGKTGPSAAQAGKQDDSGSSSEESDSDGEAPAAVTSAQDSNSKPSRSKILAPAPPERNMEGSSESSGEELPLTQVIKPPLIFVDPNRSPAGPAATPAQAQAASTPRKARASESTARSSSSESEDENVIPATQCLTPGIRTNVVTMPTAHPRIAPKASMAGASSSKESSQISDGKKQEGPATQVSKKNPASLPLTQAALKVLAQKASEAQPPVASTQPSSGVDSAVGTLPATSPQSTSVQAKGTNKLRKPKLPEVQQATKAPGSSDDSEDSSDSSSGSEEDAEGPQGAKSAHTLGPTPSRTETLVEETAAESSEDDVVAPSQSLLSGYMTPGITPANSQASKATPKLDSSPSVSSTLAAKDDPDGKQEAKPQQAAGMLSPKTGGKEAASGTTPQKSRKPKKGAGNPQASTLALQSNIAQCLLGQPWPLNEAQVQASVVKVLTELLEQERKKVVDTTKESSRKGWESRKRKLSGDHPAARTPRSKKKKKLGAGEGGEVSVSPEKTSTTSKGKAKRDKASGDVKEKKGKGSLGSQGAKDEPEEELQKGMGKVEGGDQSNPKGKKEKKKSDKRKKDKEKKEKKKKAKKASTKDSESPSQKKKKKKKKTAEQTV; via the exons AAGTGTTTCCTGGCTCAGCCCGTAACCCTTCTGGACATCTATACACACTGGCAACA AACCTCAGAGCTTGGTCGGAAGCGGAAGGCAGAGGAAGATGCGGCACTGCAAGCTAAGAAGACCCGTGTGTCAGACCCCATCAGCACCTCGGAGAGCtcggaagaggaggaggaagcagaagCCGAAACCGCCAAAGCCA CCCCAAGACTAGCATCTACCAACTCCTCAGTCCTGGGGGCAGACTTGCCATCAAGCATGAAAGAAAAAGCCAAG GCAGGGACAGAGAAAGCCGGCAAGACTGGGAACTCCATGCCACACCCTGCCACTGGAAAGACGGTGGCCAACCTTCTTTCTGGGAAGTCTCCCAGGAAGTCAGCAGAGCCCTCAGCAAATACTACGTTGGTCTCAGAAACTGAGGAGGAGGGCAGTGTCCCGGCCTTTGGAGCTGCTGCCAAGCCTG GGATGGTGTCAGCGGGCCAGGCCGACAGCTCCAGCGAGGACACCTCCAGCTCCAGCGATGAGACAGACGTGGAG GGGAAACCCTCAGTAAAACCAGCCCAGGTCAAAGCCTCATCAGTTTCTACTAAGGAGTCTCCAGCAAGAAAGGCGGCCCCAGCCCCTGGGAAGATGGGGGATGTGACACCCCAGGTCAAAGGAGGGGCCCTGCCCCCAGCCAAGAGGGCCAAGAAGCCAGAAGAGGAGTCAGAGAGTAGTGAGGAGGGATCTGAAAGTGAGGAGGAGGCCCCTGCAGGGACACCAAGCCAG GTAAAGGCCTCTGAAAAAATTCTCCAGGTCAGAGCTGCCTCGGCCCCTGCCAAGGGGACCCCTGGGAAAGGGGCTACCCCAGCACCCCCTGGGAAGGCAGGGAAGCCAGAGGAGGACTCAGAGAGCAGCAGCGAGGAGTCATCTGACAGTGAGGAGGAGACGCCAGCTGCCAAGGCCCTGCTTCAG GCGAAGGCTTCAGGAAAAACCTCTCAGGTCGGAGCTGCCTCCGCCCCTGCCAAGGAGTCCCCCAGGAAAGGAGCTGCCCCAGCACCCCCTGGGAAGACAGGGCCTGCAGTTGCCAAGGCCCAGGCAGGGAAGCGGGAGGAGGACTCGCAGAGCAGCAGTGAGGAATCGGACAGTGAGGAGGCGCCGCCTGCTCAG GCGAAGCCTTCAGGGAAGGCCCCCCAGGTCAGAGCTGCCTCGGCCCCTGCCAAGGAGTCCCCCAGGAAAGGGGCTGCCCCAGCACCTCCTAGGAAAACAGGGCCTGCAGCCGCCCAGGCCCAGGCGGGGAAGCAGGAGGAGGACTCAGGAAGCAGCAGCGAGGAGTCAGACAGTGACAGAGAGGCACCGGCAGCCATGAATGCAACTCAG GTGAAGCCCTTGGGGAAAAGCCCCCAGGTGAAACCTGCCTCCACCACGGGCATGGGGCCCTTGGGGAAAGGCGCCGGCCCAGTGCCACCTGGGAAGGTGGGGCCTACAACCCCCTCGGCCCAGGTGGGGAAGTGGGAGGAGGACTCAGAGAGCAGCAGTGAGGAGTCATCAGACAGCAGTGATGGAGAGGTGCCCACAGCTGTGGCCCCGGCTCAG GAAAAGTCCTTGGGGAAAATCCTCCAGGCCAAACCTGCCTCCAGTTCTGCCAAGGGGCCCCCTCAGAAGGCAGGGCCTGTAGCCATCCAGGTCAAGGCTGAAAAGCCCATGGAAGACTCGGAGAGCAGCGAGGAGTCGTCGGACAGCGCGGATGGTGAGGAGGCACCAGCAGCCATGACTGCACCTCAG GCAAAACCAGCTCTGAAAATTCCTCAGACCAAGGCCTGCCCAAAGAAAACCAATACCACTGCATCTGCCAAGGTCGCCCCTGTGCGAGTGGGCACCCAAGCCCCCCGGAAAGCAGGAGCTGCGACTTCTCCAGCAGGCTCGTGCCCAGCTGTGGCTGGGGGCACCCAGAGACCAGCAGAGGATTCTTCAAGCAGTGAGGAATCAGATAGTGAGGAAGAGAAGACAGGTCTTGCAGTAACCGTGGGACAG GCGAAGTCTGTGGGGAAAGGCCTCCAAGTGAAAGTGGCCTCAGTGCCTGTCAAGGGGTCCTTGGGGCAAGGGACTGCTCCAGTACTCCCTGGGAAGACGGGGCCTGCAGTCACCCAGGTGAAAGCTGAGATGCAGGAAGACTCTGAGAGCAGTGAGGAGGAATCAGACAGTGAGGAGGCAACTGCATCTCCAGCACAG GTGAAAACCTCAGTAAAGAAAACCCAGGCCAAAGCCAACCCAGCTGCCGCCAGAGCATCTTCAGCAAAAGGGACAATTTCAGCCCCTGGAAAAGTTGTCACTGCAGCTGTTCAAGCCAAACAGAGATCTCCATCCAAG GTGAAGCCACCAGTGAGAAACCCCCAGAACAGTACCGTCTTGGCGAGGGGCCCAGCATCTGTGCCACCTGTGGGGAAGGCCGTGGCTGCAGCAGCTCAGGCCCAGACAAGGCCAGAGGAGGACTCAGGGAGCAGTGAGGAGGAGTCAGACAGTGAGGAGGAGGCAGAGACGCCGGCTCAG GCGAAGCCTTCACGGAAGACCCCCCAGATCAGAGCTGCCTTGGCTCCTGCCAAGGAGTCCCCCAGGAAAGGGGCTGCCCCAACACCTCCTGGGAAGACAGGGCCTTCGGCTGCCCAGGCAGGGAAGCAGGATGACTCAGGAAGCAGCAGCGAGGAGTCAGACAGTGACGGGGAGGCACCAGCAGCTGTAACCTCTGCCCAG GACAGTAACTCCAAACCTTCCAGAAGCAAGATCCTGGCCCCAGCACCTCCAGAGAGGAACATGGAGGGGTCCTCGGAGAGCAGTGGGGAAGAGCTGCCACTGACCCAG gtgATTAAACCCCCTCTGATTTTTGTCGACCCTAATCGTAGTCCAGCTGGCCCAGCTGCTACACCCGCACAAGCCCAGGCTGCGAGCACCCCGAGGAAGGCCCGAGCCTCGGAGAGCACAGCCAGGAGCTCCTCCTCCGAGAGCGAGGATGAGAATGTGATCCCCGCTACACAGTGCTTGACTCCTG GCATCAGAACCAATGTGGTGACCATGCCCACTGCCCACCCAAGAATAGCCCCCAAAGCCAGCATGGCTGGGGCCAGCAGCAGCAAGGAGTCCAGTCAGATATCAGATGGCAAGAAACAGGAGGGACCAGCAACTCAG GTGTCAAAGAAGAACCCAGCTTCCCTCCCACTGACCCAGGCTGCCCTGAAGGTCCTCGCCCAGAAAGCCAGTGAGGCTCAGCCTCCTGTTGCCAGCACCCAGCCTTCAAGTGGG GTTGACAGTGCTGTGGGAACACTCCCTGCAACAAGTCCCCAGAGCACCTCTGTCCAGGCCAAAGGGACCAACAAGCTCAGAAAAcctaagcttcctgaggtccaGCAGGCCACCAAAGCCCCTGGGAGCTCAGATGACAGTGAGGACAGCAGCGACAGCTCTTCAGGGAGTGAGGAAGATGCTGAAGGGCCCCAGGGGGCCAAGTCGGCCCACACGCTGG GTCCCACCCCCTCCAGGACAGAGACCCTGGTGGAGGAGACCGCAGCAGAGTCCAGCGAGGATGATGTGGTGGCGCCATCCCAG TCTCTCCTCTCAGGTTATATGACCCCTGGAATAACCCCAGCCAATTCCCAGGCCTCAAAAGCCACTCCCAAGCTAGACTCCAGCCCCTCAGTTTCCTCTACTCTGGCCGCCAAAGATGACCCAGATGGCAAGCAGGAGGCAAAGCCCCAACAGGCAGCAGGCATGTTGTCCCCTAAAACAG GTGGAAAAGAGGCTGCTTCAGGCACCACACCTCAGAAGTCCCGGAAGCCCAAGAAAGGGGCTGGGAACCCCCAAGCCTCAACCCTGGCACTGCAAAGCAACATCGCCCAGTGCCTCCTGGGCCAACCCTGGCCCCTGAATGAGGCCCAGGTGCAGGCCTCAGTGGTGAAGGTCCTGACTGAGCTGCtggaacaggaaagaaagaaggtggTGGACACCACCAAGGAGAGCAGCAGGAAGGGCTGGGAGAGCCGCAAGCGGAAGCTATCGGGAGACCACCCGGCTGCCAGGACCCCCAGgagcaagaagaagaagaagctggGGGCCGGGGAAGGTGGGGAGGTCTCTGTTTCCCCAGAAAAGACCTCCACGACTTCCAAGGGAAAAGCAAAGAGAGACAAAGCGAGTGGTGATgtcaaagagaagaaagggaaggggtcTCTTGGCTCCCAAGGGGCCAAGGATGAGCCAGAAGAGGAGCTTCAGAAGGGGATGGGGAAGGTTGAAGGTGGAGATCAAAGCAACCCAAAGggcaagaaggagaagaagaaatccGACAAGA gaaaaaaagacaaagaaaaaaaagaaaagaagaagaaagcaaaaaaggCCTCAACCAAAGATTCTGAGTCACCGtcccagaagaaaaagaagaaaaag AAGAAGACAGCAGAGCAGACTGTATGA